The following proteins come from a genomic window of Hymenobacter sp. DG25B:
- a CDS encoding YceI family protein has product MATIWKLDPAHSEVQFKVKHLMITTVTGHFTTFDVEVTTEGDDFSQASSIVFTADVDSISTNNEQRDTHLKSADFFDAATHRQIRFAGKQFEKTGEDTANLHGDLTIRGVTKPVTVKVELGGIVVDPYGQTKAGFTVEGKISRKEFGLTWNAVTEAGSVVVSDDIKLLAEIQLVKQA; this is encoded by the coding sequence ATGGCCACCATTTGGAAACTAGACCCCGCCCACAGCGAAGTGCAGTTCAAAGTAAAGCACCTGATGATTACCACCGTGACCGGGCACTTCACCACCTTTGATGTGGAAGTTACCACTGAGGGAGATGATTTTAGCCAGGCTTCTTCGATTGTCTTCACGGCGGATGTGGATTCTATCAGCACCAACAATGAGCAGCGCGACACCCACCTGAAATCCGCTGATTTCTTTGATGCCGCCACGCACCGCCAGATTCGGTTTGCGGGCAAGCAGTTCGAAAAGACCGGCGAAGACACGGCAAACCTGCACGGGGACCTCACCATTCGGGGCGTGACCAAGCCGGTGACGGTGAAAGTGGAGCTGGGCGGCATTGTGGTGGACCCCTACGGCCAGACGAAAGCCGGCTTTACGGTAGAAGGTAAAATCAGCCGCAAGGAGTTTGGCCTGACCTGGAATGCCGTGACGGAAGCCGGCTCCGTGGTTGTGAGCGACGATATTAAGCTGCTGGCAGAAATTCAGCTTGTTAAGCAGGCTTAA
- a CDS encoding efflux RND transporter periplasmic adaptor subunit, whose protein sequence is MQGTRVRKGEVLATIRNPDFARLQQDYLETASQLRYAKAEYERQAELYREEVAPQKNFQRARTEYQGLQARSAALAAQLRASGLPVGGRIVTTAAIRAPVSGFVKTVNVNMGQSVTPTDVLFEIVDPEHLHVELTVFEKDVPQLQKGQLVRFSLSSDTAGTERTARIYLISRAISDERTVRVHAHLDQEDHQLLPGTFVRAVIETNRATVPAVPDQAIVRFGGGSYVFVPGAPAGRFHMIPVQPGLSEDGYTQIKLPDGTAPDSLRLVVDGAYSLLSKMKNAAEAE, encoded by the coding sequence TTGCAGGGCACCCGCGTGCGCAAAGGAGAGGTGCTGGCCACCATCCGCAACCCCGACTTTGCCCGCCTGCAGCAGGATTACCTGGAAACCGCCAGCCAGCTGCGCTATGCCAAAGCGGAGTATGAGCGCCAGGCCGAGCTGTACCGCGAAGAGGTGGCGCCCCAGAAAAACTTCCAGCGCGCCCGTACCGAATATCAGGGGCTGCAGGCCCGGTCGGCGGCATTGGCGGCGCAGCTCCGGGCAAGCGGCCTGCCCGTGGGCGGCCGCATTGTGACCACCGCGGCTATCCGGGCGCCGGTCAGTGGCTTTGTGAAAACGGTAAACGTAAACATGGGCCAGAGCGTGACGCCCACCGATGTGCTGTTTGAAATAGTGGACCCCGAGCACCTGCACGTGGAGCTGACTGTGTTTGAGAAGGATGTGCCCCAGCTGCAGAAAGGCCAGCTGGTGCGCTTCAGCCTCAGCAGCGACACGGCCGGCACCGAGCGCACGGCCCGGATTTACCTCATCAGTCGGGCCATTAGTGACGAGCGCACGGTGCGCGTGCATGCCCACTTAGACCAGGAAGACCACCAATTGCTGCCGGGAACCTTTGTCCGGGCCGTTATCGAAACCAACCGCGCTACGGTGCCGGCCGTACCCGACCAGGCAATTGTGCGTTTTGGGGGTGGCTCCTACGTGTTTGTGCCCGGTGCGCCGGCCGGCCGCTTCCACATGATTCCGGTGCAGCCGGGCCTGAGCGAGGATGGCTACACCCAGATTAAATTGCCCGATGGCACGGCCCCCGATTCTTTGCGTCTGGTGGTAGATGGGGCATACTCCCTCCTATCCAAAATGAAAAACGCGGCCGAAGCGGAGTAA
- a CDS encoding DUF2892 domain-containing protein, protein METILRFIASPAGRWIRVAVGTSLITAGLAQGEKGRAMAALGLVPLAAGALDLCLLSPLVGLPFEGEALRRALGPATHA, encoded by the coding sequence ATGGAAACCATCCTTCGTTTTATTGCCTCACCGGCGGGCCGCTGGATTCGCGTAGCCGTGGGCACCTCGCTTATTACTGCCGGGCTTGCCCAGGGTGAGAAAGGCCGGGCCATGGCCGCCCTGGGGCTGGTGCCGCTGGCGGCGGGCGCCTTAGACTTGTGTTTGCTGTCGCCATTGGTGGGGCTGCCCTTTGAAGGGGAGGCGTTGCGCCGCGCGTTAGGCCCCGCTACGCACGCCTGA
- a CDS encoding glycoside hydrolase family 97 protein: MLKQLSPYRLAGTRYGQWFLLLFAFLICSAVSAAELKSPNKQLTLDFSLQSGGIPTYSLTYKGRAVIKPSKLGLDLKNTTALTSGFTLADSKTSSFDETWKPVWGEVKEIRNNYNELAVTLTQAETGRTIRLRFRLFNDGLGFRYEFPRQPKLDYFTIKEERTQFALAGDHKAFWLPGDYDTQEYSTVTSKLSEVRGLMKSAVTGNASQTPFSPTGVQTPLMLKSQDGLYINIHEAALIDYSCMHLELDDKNMVLESHLTPDAVGDKGLIQTPANSPWRTIIVSDKAGDILLSKLVLNLNEPTKYKDTSWIKPVKYVGVWWEMITGKSTWSYTNMDNIKLDSIDYTKVKPNGTHAANTAHVKEYIDFAAKHGFDAVLVEGWNTGWEDWFGKHKDYVFDFVTPYPDFDVEELHRYSASKGVKIIMHHETSGSVRNYERHLDSAFQFMNKYGYNAVKTGYVGDIVPLGHHHYDQWVNNHYQYVLEKAAEHKIMVNGHEAVRPTGLARTYPNLIGNEAARGTEYESFGGNNADHTTILPFTRLIGGPMDYTPGIFQTKVSAYNPQNNSFVHSTLVRQLALYVTMYSPLQMAADLPETYNKYLDAFQFIKDVAVDWDDTKVLEAEPGDYITYARKAKGKSSWFVGSTCDEQGRTSKISLNFLEPKKKYVATIYADAKDAHYEKNPQAYTIRKVTVTNKSKLTQYCAPGGGYAISLIEAVGSK, translated from the coding sequence ATGCTAAAACAACTTTCCCCTTACCGGCTGGCAGGTACCCGATACGGCCAATGGTTTCTGCTGCTTTTCGCCTTTCTGATTTGCAGTGCCGTCAGTGCCGCCGAGCTGAAGTCGCCGAACAAGCAGCTGACGCTGGATTTCTCCTTGCAAAGCGGCGGCATTCCTACTTATAGCCTAACGTATAAAGGTCGCGCCGTAATCAAGCCCAGCAAGCTGGGTTTAGATCTGAAGAACACTACGGCCCTCACCAGCGGCTTTACCCTGGCCGATTCCAAGACTTCCAGCTTCGATGAAACCTGGAAGCCGGTTTGGGGTGAGGTAAAGGAGATTCGGAATAACTACAACGAGCTGGCCGTTACGCTGACGCAGGCTGAAACCGGCCGCACCATTCGCCTGCGCTTCCGCTTGTTTAACGACGGCCTGGGCTTCCGCTACGAATTTCCGCGCCAGCCCAAGCTCGACTATTTCACTATTAAGGAGGAGCGCACCCAGTTTGCCCTGGCCGGCGACCATAAAGCCTTCTGGCTGCCCGGCGACTACGACACGCAGGAGTACAGCACCGTCACCAGCAAGCTCTCGGAAGTGCGCGGGCTGATGAAATCAGCCGTGACCGGCAATGCCTCCCAGACGCCCTTCTCGCCCACGGGCGTGCAGACGCCCCTAATGCTCAAAAGCCAGGACGGGCTCTACATTAACATCCACGAAGCCGCCCTCATCGACTACTCCTGCATGCACCTGGAGCTCGACGATAAGAACATGGTGCTGGAGTCGCACCTCACGCCCGATGCCGTGGGCGACAAGGGCCTGATTCAAACGCCCGCCAACTCTCCCTGGCGCACCATTATTGTGAGCGACAAAGCCGGTGACATCCTGCTCTCTAAGCTGGTACTGAACCTGAACGAGCCCACCAAATACAAGGACACCAGCTGGATTAAGCCGGTGAAGTACGTGGGCGTATGGTGGGAGATGATTACGGGCAAAAGCACGTGGTCCTACACCAACATGGACAACATCAAGCTGGACTCCATCGACTATACCAAGGTGAAGCCCAACGGCACACACGCCGCCAACACGGCCCACGTGAAGGAGTACATTGACTTCGCGGCCAAACACGGCTTTGATGCTGTGCTGGTAGAAGGCTGGAACACGGGCTGGGAAGACTGGTTTGGCAAGCACAAGGACTATGTGTTCGACTTTGTAACGCCCTACCCCGATTTTGATGTGGAGGAACTGCACCGCTACTCCGCCAGCAAAGGCGTGAAAATCATCATGCACCATGAAACCTCGGGCTCGGTGCGCAACTACGAGCGCCACCTGGATTCGGCCTTTCAATTCATGAACAAATACGGCTACAACGCCGTGAAAACCGGCTACGTGGGTGATATTGTACCTCTGGGCCACCACCACTACGACCAGTGGGTGAACAACCACTACCAGTACGTGCTGGAAAAAGCGGCCGAGCATAAGATTATGGTGAACGGGCACGAAGCCGTGCGCCCCACCGGCCTGGCCCGCACCTACCCCAACCTGATTGGCAATGAGGCCGCCCGCGGCACGGAGTACGAATCCTTCGGCGGCAACAACGCCGACCACACCACCATTCTTCCCTTCACCCGCCTCATTGGCGGGCCCATGGACTACACGCCCGGCATCTTCCAGACCAAAGTAAGTGCCTACAACCCGCAGAACAACTCCTTTGTGCACAGCACGCTGGTGCGCCAGCTGGCCCTGTACGTGACGATGTATAGCCCGCTGCAAATGGCCGCTGATTTGCCCGAGACCTACAACAAGTACCTCGATGCCTTCCAGTTCATTAAAGATGTAGCCGTAGACTGGGACGATACGAAAGTACTGGAAGCCGAACCCGGCGACTACATCACCTACGCCCGCAAAGCCAAGGGCAAGAGCAGCTGGTTTGTGGGCAGCACCTGCGACGAGCAGGGCCGCACCTCTAAAATCAGCCTCAACTTCCTGGAGCCCAAGAAGAAGTACGTGGCCACCATTTATGCCGATGCCAAGGACGCGCACTACGAAAAAAACCCGCAGGCCTACACCATCCGCAAAGTTACGGTGACCAACAAGTCCAAACTCACGCAGTACTGCGCGCCGGGTGGTGGCTATGCCATCAGCCTGATAGAAGCTGTCGGCAGCAAATAG
- a CDS encoding GntR family transcriptional regulator, translating into MELFNIDHSSTIPLHAQVEDLLRDLIKIPEYQEGKLLPNEVALAKQLGISRNTVRQATNKLVFERLLVRKKGVGTTVAKNNIITKLDKWSSFTHEMGEKGVSFRNYRIDASWVEPDKEVRQLFNIARQSKVLKMERLRGVDTGPVVLFVSYFHPRVGLTGEEDFTQPLYDLLEKQYHTVAAVSKEGISAILADAELSEKLEIEVGDPVLFRKRVVCDPGGRPIEYNLGYYRADSFTYTIEIKRE; encoded by the coding sequence ATGGAACTCTTTAACATAGATCACAGCAGCACCATTCCCCTGCACGCGCAGGTTGAGGACCTGTTGCGAGACCTGATCAAAATTCCGGAATATCAGGAAGGCAAGCTGCTGCCGAACGAAGTAGCGTTAGCCAAGCAGTTAGGCATCTCTAGGAACACCGTCCGGCAGGCCACCAATAAATTGGTCTTTGAGCGGCTGCTGGTGCGTAAAAAAGGAGTCGGAACAACGGTCGCCAAAAACAATATTATCACCAAGCTGGACAAATGGTCCAGCTTTACCCATGAGATGGGCGAGAAGGGCGTCTCGTTCCGGAACTACCGCATAGATGCCAGTTGGGTGGAGCCCGACAAAGAAGTCCGGCAGTTATTTAATATCGCCCGTCAGAGTAAGGTGTTGAAGATGGAGCGCCTACGTGGGGTCGATACTGGGCCGGTCGTGCTGTTTGTCTCCTACTTTCACCCACGGGTAGGCCTGACGGGGGAGGAGGATTTCACCCAGCCCCTGTATGATTTGCTGGAAAAGCAGTACCATACAGTTGCGGCCGTTTCCAAGGAAGGCATCAGCGCTATTCTGGCGGATGCCGAGCTATCCGAAAAGCTGGAAATAGAGGTGGGCGACCCGGTGCTTTTTCGCAAACGAGTTGTTTGTGACCCTGGCGGGCGGCCCATTGAGTATAACCTGGGCTATTACCGGGCTGACAGCTTTACCTATACCATTGAAATAAAGCGCGAATAA
- a CDS encoding SusC/RagA family TonB-linked outer membrane protein: MTGCLSLGRAEAAVQPSLLQAPAERVIQGKVTSSDGNEALIGVSVSIKGTNQGTTTNAEGQYKLTIPGGEETMLVFSYLSYNTQEVPVKNQSTVSVVLKPNVQQLSQVVVIGYGTTKKSDLTGSVASIKSEELLATPSTSFDQALQGRAAGVQVTQTSGQPGSEASIRIRGTSSINAGNEPLYVIDGMLVSSDANDMSVGVNLGPRISALSTINPNDIESIEVLKDASATAIYGARGANGVVLVTTKRGKSGTGTVTVDAYRGTQQVANKLKVLDATQFANLVNEAKFNANQTPLYNNPASLGAGTDWQKEIFRTAPIASYQLSFAGGDDKTKYAITGGYFGQDGIIRNSDFKRFSFRANLDRELSPKLTVGNSVSYARIASSGVLTTTETIVPGVTTAALLFNPILPVYNADGPGGYTFENRGGSYLGKTLGNPVADVNEFNSYGVNSRILGNAYARYKILPNLEVRTSFGVDAFSSRENAFGPNFLKRTQASKGEASIGTISGLTWLNENTLTYKPVISANHALDFLLGYTLQEFNNESLLVYAFDFPDARTGYHDISAGLLPQKPFNGESRWSMVSYLGRVNYTLFDRFLFTATGRVDGSSKFAAGKQYGFFPSGAVAWRLSDEDFIKQWAFISELKLRTSYGIIGNQAIPPYQSLSLVGAYGQGVFNGTEVYTGREPLTFANKNLKWETTAQFDLGADAAFWNNRVAITADIYQKKTSDLLLSTPVPYTSGFNSTVLNVGNIQNRGWSWISARTM; the protein is encoded by the coding sequence ATGACCGGCTGCCTGAGTTTGGGCAGGGCAGAAGCTGCTGTTCAACCGAGCCTTCTGCAGGCGCCCGCCGAGCGGGTAATCCAGGGAAAGGTAACGTCCAGCGACGGCAACGAGGCCTTAATTGGGGTAAGCGTCAGCATCAAGGGCACTAACCAGGGCACCACCACCAATGCCGAGGGGCAGTATAAGCTCACCATTCCCGGCGGGGAGGAAACTATGCTTGTTTTCTCCTACCTCAGCTACAATACGCAAGAAGTGCCGGTTAAAAACCAGAGCACGGTGTCGGTCGTGCTGAAGCCCAACGTTCAGCAGCTCTCCCAGGTGGTAGTCATCGGCTACGGCACTACCAAGAAAAGTGACCTGACTGGCTCCGTCGCATCCATCAAATCGGAGGAGCTGCTAGCAACGCCCTCCACCTCTTTCGACCAGGCCCTGCAGGGGCGGGCCGCCGGGGTGCAGGTCACGCAGACCTCGGGTCAGCCGGGTTCCGAGGCCTCAATCCGCATTCGGGGTACCAGCTCAATCAACGCCGGCAACGAGCCTCTCTATGTCATTGACGGGATGCTGGTAAGTAGTGATGCCAATGACATGTCAGTCGGCGTCAACCTGGGCCCCCGCATCAGCGCCCTTTCCACCATCAATCCAAACGACATTGAATCGATTGAGGTGCTGAAGGATGCCTCAGCTACAGCTATTTACGGGGCCCGCGGGGCCAATGGGGTGGTGCTGGTAACCACCAAACGGGGCAAGTCCGGCACGGGCACCGTCACGGTCGATGCCTACCGCGGCACCCAGCAGGTGGCCAACAAGCTGAAGGTGCTGGATGCCACCCAGTTTGCCAATCTGGTGAACGAGGCGAAATTCAACGCCAACCAGACTCCCCTCTACAACAACCCGGCAAGCCTGGGAGCGGGCACCGACTGGCAAAAAGAAATCTTCCGGACGGCTCCCATCGCCAGCTACCAGCTTTCCTTTGCCGGCGGCGATGATAAAACCAAGTACGCCATTACGGGCGGCTATTTCGGTCAGGACGGCATTATCCGCAACTCCGACTTTAAGCGCTTTTCTTTCCGGGCCAACCTGGACCGGGAGCTGAGTCCAAAGCTAACGGTGGGCAACAGTGTGAGCTACGCCCGCATAGCCTCCTCCGGCGTTTTGACGACTACGGAAACGATTGTGCCCGGCGTCACCACCGCCGCGCTGCTGTTCAACCCTATTCTGCCCGTGTATAACGCGGACGGGCCCGGGGGCTACACCTTTGAGAACCGCGGGGGCAGCTACCTGGGCAAGACGCTGGGCAACCCGGTGGCGGACGTCAACGAGTTTAACTCTTACGGCGTCAACTCCCGGATTCTGGGCAACGCCTACGCCCGCTATAAGATCCTGCCGAACCTGGAGGTGCGGACCAGCTTCGGGGTTGACGCGTTTTCCTCGCGGGAAAATGCCTTTGGGCCCAACTTCCTGAAGCGTACCCAGGCCAGCAAAGGGGAGGCCTCCATCGGTACCATCTCGGGGCTGACCTGGCTTAACGAGAACACGCTGACCTACAAGCCCGTGATCAGTGCAAATCACGCGCTTGACTTCCTGCTAGGCTATACCCTGCAGGAGTTCAACAACGAGAGCCTGCTGGTGTACGCTTTTGACTTTCCGGATGCCCGCACCGGCTACCACGACATCTCGGCGGGCCTGCTGCCGCAGAAGCCGTTCAACGGGGAGTCACGATGGAGTATGGTCTCCTACTTGGGCCGGGTTAATTACACGCTCTTTGACCGCTTCCTTTTCACGGCCACCGGCCGCGTTGATGGCTCTTCGAAATTTGCCGCCGGCAAGCAGTACGGCTTTTTTCCCTCGGGGGCGGTAGCCTGGCGCTTGTCCGATGAGGACTTTATCAAGCAGTGGGCCTTCATTTCGGAGCTGAAGCTGCGCACCAGCTACGGCATCATTGGTAACCAAGCCATCCCGCCTTACCAGTCGCTGTCGCTGGTGGGCGCTTATGGCCAAGGCGTCTTCAATGGTACGGAGGTATATACCGGCCGTGAGCCGCTCACCTTCGCCAACAAGAACTTGAAGTGGGAAACCACGGCCCAGTTTGACCTGGGCGCGGATGCCGCTTTCTGGAATAATCGGGTAGCTATTACGGCCGACATCTACCAGAAGAAAACCTCGGACCTGTTGCTATCCACCCCGGTTCCCTACACCTCCGGTTTCAACTCCACGGTCCTGAACGTGGGCAACATCCAGAACCGGGGGTGGAGCTGGATATCCGCACGAACAATGTGA
- a CDS encoding RagB/SusD family nutrient uptake outer membrane protein has product MRFNSNFISKAGLALLVVFMATSCQDFLEEDPKNFVAVTNFYKNGDDAVAAVNAIYGYLNSTSTGSTAGVYHSTFWVTAGLASDELLNQNVFSPDLDQLATFSHGPQNAALLEIWAMHYKAITVANIALERIPGIEMEPNLKARLLNEAHFLRGLLYFDMVRMFGSIPLLTKEVEPLTPPVATADEIYAQIITDLKAAEALPVSYPSGDGKGRATQGAAKALLSKVYLTRKDWTNAAQRAKEVIDSNNYALWEDFADVFKLVNRNGKEAIFSVGFGDQGGAISFWEVGQFQVRLLPTELSAEGVENAQGWQVPTLYLYNSFDFNDRRREVTFLTQYTNRSGVVTPIRPYIQKYWDRAAEPKGNGSANDFPLMRYSEVLLIYAEASNELNASAEAHQYLNMVRKRARFDGTTYRTTVPDYESLTQEQMRAAILKERALEFVGEGHRWFDLARTKTLEKLVPLAKPGVVPSTKHYLFPIPQRERDLNPNLPQNGY; this is encoded by the coding sequence ATGAGATTCAACTCTAACTTCATAAGCAAAGCGGGCCTGGCCCTGCTGGTGGTGTTCATGGCCACTTCCTGCCAGGATTTTCTGGAAGAAGACCCCAAGAACTTCGTGGCCGTCACCAACTTCTACAAAAACGGGGATGACGCCGTGGCGGCCGTCAACGCCATTTACGGCTACCTGAACTCCACGAGCACCGGCTCCACGGCTGGGGTCTACCACAGCACCTTCTGGGTGACGGCGGGCCTGGCCTCGGATGAGCTGCTAAACCAGAATGTCTTTTCTCCGGACCTCGACCAGCTGGCTACGTTTTCCCACGGTCCGCAAAACGCGGCGTTGCTGGAAATCTGGGCCATGCATTACAAAGCCATAACCGTGGCCAACATTGCCCTGGAGCGCATTCCAGGCATTGAAATGGAGCCCAACCTCAAGGCCCGGCTGCTCAACGAAGCGCACTTCCTGCGTGGTCTGCTTTACTTCGATATGGTGCGTATGTTTGGCAGTATACCGCTGCTGACCAAGGAGGTGGAGCCCCTGACGCCCCCGGTAGCTACTGCCGACGAGATATACGCCCAGATCATCACGGACCTGAAGGCGGCCGAAGCCCTGCCTGTGAGCTACCCCTCGGGCGACGGCAAGGGCCGAGCCACCCAGGGAGCAGCCAAGGCGCTGCTGTCCAAAGTATACTTAACCCGGAAGGACTGGACCAATGCGGCCCAAAGGGCCAAGGAAGTTATCGACTCCAACAACTATGCGCTGTGGGAAGACTTTGCTGATGTATTTAAGCTTGTCAACCGCAACGGCAAAGAAGCCATTTTCTCAGTCGGTTTCGGCGACCAGGGTGGGGCCATCAGCTTCTGGGAAGTGGGCCAGTTTCAGGTGCGGCTGCTGCCTACAGAGCTGAGCGCCGAGGGCGTGGAGAATGCGCAGGGCTGGCAAGTACCGACGTTGTACCTCTACAATTCCTTTGACTTCAACGACCGGCGCCGGGAGGTAACGTTCCTAACCCAGTATACTAACCGCAGCGGCGTGGTGACGCCCATTCGGCCCTACATCCAGAAATACTGGGACCGGGCCGCCGAGCCCAAAGGAAACGGCAGTGCTAACGATTTTCCGCTGATGCGCTATTCGGAGGTGCTGCTGATATACGCTGAGGCCAGCAATGAGCTGAATGCCTCTGCTGAAGCCCATCAGTACCTCAATATGGTGCGCAAGCGGGCCCGCTTTGATGGTACTACCTACCGTACTACCGTGCCGGACTACGAGAGCCTGACGCAGGAACAGATGCGTGCGGCCATTCTGAAGGAAAGAGCCCTGGAGTTTGTGGGGGAAGGCCACCGCTGGTTTGACCTTGCCCGCACCAAAACCCTGGAAAAGCTGGTGCCGCTGGCTAAGCCCGGCGTGGTGCCCAGCACCAAGCACTACCTCTTCCCGATTCCGCAGCGGGAGCGGGACCTGAATCCAAACCTGCCGCAGAACGGCTATTAA
- a CDS encoding ROK family protein → MNAEHCAITMDLGGTTIKLGLVQAGRLLASSQLAAHSAQGLAGRLPYIRKAVDDLLAEQTISRQQLTGVGVAIPGIVDSVQKKVLSIDKKYADAPELDLPAWAREAWGLPIILENDARAALVGEWQYGAARGLDDVVLMTLGTGVGTSAIIEGRLLRGRHYQAGCLGGHFTINVQGAACNCGNIGCVEAESSSWSLGEKVRTHAEYHRSQLRTEPQIDFAALFRCAEAGDGLARQLRDQCLDVWAAGAINLIHAYDPEVLLLGGGIMGSGAYIVPYLQAKIDAFAWTPWGRVEVRPASSFASAALLGAAYLVTHPN, encoded by the coding sequence ATGAATGCAGAACACTGCGCTATTACAATGGACCTGGGAGGTACCACCATCAAGCTGGGCTTGGTGCAGGCTGGGCGGCTACTGGCCAGCAGCCAGCTAGCTGCACATTCGGCCCAAGGGCTGGCGGGCCGGCTGCCTTACATCAGGAAGGCGGTTGATGACTTATTAGCGGAGCAGACCATATCCCGCCAGCAGCTGACGGGCGTGGGCGTTGCCATTCCTGGCATCGTGGACAGCGTACAAAAGAAGGTACTGTCCATTGACAAGAAGTATGCTGATGCCCCCGAGCTTGACCTGCCTGCGTGGGCCCGGGAAGCCTGGGGCCTGCCCATTATCTTGGAAAACGACGCCCGCGCCGCGCTGGTGGGGGAGTGGCAGTACGGTGCGGCCCGTGGCCTCGACGACGTGGTGCTAATGACGCTGGGCACCGGTGTGGGCACCTCCGCCATCATCGAAGGCCGGCTGCTGCGGGGTCGTCATTATCAGGCCGGATGCCTCGGCGGGCACTTCACCATCAACGTGCAGGGTGCGGCCTGCAATTGCGGCAATATCGGCTGCGTGGAAGCGGAGTCCTCAAGCTGGAGCCTCGGGGAAAAGGTGAGAACCCACGCTGAGTACCACCGCAGTCAGCTTCGGACGGAGCCGCAGATTGACTTTGCTGCCCTGTTTCGCTGCGCGGAAGCGGGGGATGGCCTGGCCCGGCAGCTGCGCGACCAGTGCCTGGACGTGTGGGCGGCCGGCGCCATCAACCTGATTCATGCCTACGACCCCGAAGTGCTGCTGCTGGGCGGAGGCATTATGGGCAGCGGGGCCTACATCGTGCCCTACCTCCAGGCCAAAATCGATGCCTTCGCCTGGACGCCATGGGGGCGGGTAGAAGTACGGCCCGCGTCCTCTTTTGCCAGTGCTGCCCTGCTGGGAGCCGCCTATTTAGTGACTCATCCAAACTAA